The genomic window CGGACCTGAGCGCCGCGCAGCTTTCGCAGCGGGTCATGCACCTGTTCCGCCTTGAACACGCCTTCACGCTGCGGCTGCTGAGCTTCGGCTTCAAGCACGCGCCGCCGCGCGACGCCGACCTGGTGCTCGACGTGCGTTCTCTGCCCAATCCGTATTACGACGAGACATTGCGGAGCAAGTCGGGCCGGCAGCCGGACGTGGCGGCCTACGTGTTCCGCGACGCCGAGGCCGAGCAGTTCTACGGCGAGTTGCGCCACTTCGTGCAGACCGCCGCCGAGCGGGCGCGGGCCAGCGGGCGCCACAGCTACACGGTAGGCATCGGCTGCACGGGCGGTCAGCACCGCAGCGTGGCGGTGGCCGAGCGGCTGCTGCGCGAGTTGCAGGCCAGCAGCATCGAAACCGAGCTGATGGACCACCGCGACATGCGCGAGGGTGGCGAACCCACGTGAGCGCGCCGCCGGCCCCGCCACCCGACCGCTCTGCACCGCCGGACCGGACCGACTCTGCCCAAACCGAGCCCACCCGGCCCCTCGTCCGCCGGGCCCGCCGCGCGCGGATGTGGCTGGAGCCGGGGCTGGGGGTCAAACGCTGGATTTTCCTTTTCGTCGTCTGCACGTTCGTGGGCGCGGTGGCCTTTTTGCATTTCACCTGGACCGGGCCGCTGCACCCGCTGGCGACCAAGTGGATTTTGTGGCTCAACCAATTCGCCGAGCCGGGGGTGTTCCCGCTCTACGCCGTCGGGATGGTGGTGATGGCGCTGGCACTGGCGGGCGCCCTGTACTCGATTACCATGATCAGCCGGGCCATGCTGCGCGGCACCGGCACCGCGCCCGAAACGGCGGTGAACGTGCTCTACGAGCGCAAAACGCTTTCGCGGGGGATGCGGGTGGTCACGGTGGGCGGCGGCACCGGGCTGTCCAACCTGCTGACCGGCCTCAAGACCCACAGCAGCAACATCACGGCGGTGGTCACGGTGGCCGACGACGGCGGCTCGTCGGGGCGGCTGCGCGAGGCGCTCGACATGGTGGCGCCCGGCGACCTCACCGACTGCTACGCGGCGCTCTCCGAGAGCCCGGCGCTCGCCCGGCTGCTGCTGCACCGTTTCGGGCGCGGGGAGGGGCTGGAGGGGCACACCTTCGGCAACCTGTTGCTGGCGACCCTCAGCGAGGAGCGCGGCGGCCTGGGCACCGCCATGCAGGACATCCACGAGATTCTCAAGGTGCGCGGGCGGGTCTACCCGGCGACCACCCGCCCAGTCACGCTGGTGGCCGAACTCGCCGACGGGCGCACCATTCGCGGGGAGAGTCGTTTTGCCGAGCAGATTCGGCCCTCGCGCATCGAGCGGGTGCGGCTGGAGCCCGAGAACCCATCGGCGCTCACGCAGGTGCTCGAAGCGGTGCGCGACGCCGAAATGATCGTGCTGGGGCCGGGCAGCCTCTTCACGTCCATCATCCCTGCTCTGCTCATTCCCGACATCGCCCGCGCCGTGCGCGAGTCCCCGGCGCCTGTCGTCTACGTCGCCTCGCTGATGACCGAGCCCGGCGAAACCGACGGCCTGAGCCTGAGCGACCACGTGAACGCCATCACCCGTCACCTGGGCCGCACGCCCGACTGGGTGCTGCTGAGCAACAGCAAGATCGAGCCTGCCGTGCAGCGCCGCTACCAGCAGGAAGGCGCAACCGTGCTGACCCTGGACGGCGCCGGACGCGACCTGCGGGGCCGTGTCCGCTTTGCCCCCCTCATTCAGGCCGGCACCGCCCGCCACGACCCCCAGAAACTGGCCGCCGCCCTGATGCAACTGTGGGACGGCCCGCCCCGCCGCTTTAGCCTGCCGGGACAGCGGGACTGACCCGGCGCGTCGGTCATCACTAAATAAAAAACCATGCCGGAACACGTCCGACATGGCGAGCAAAAAAACTCGGGGTTTAGCCCTTGACCGCCCCCGCCGTCAGGCCGCTCACGATGTTGCGCTGGAACACCAGCACCAGCAGCAGCAGCGGCACCGTTACGATGACGCTGGCGGCCATCGTCAGGCCGAAGGGAGTTTCGTACTGCGTGGCGCCCGAGAAGTTGGCGATGGCGACGGGCACCGTGCTCGCCGCGTTGTCGGAGGTAAACGTCAGCGCGAACAGGTACTCGTTCCAGGCGTTGATGAAGGCGAGCAGACCAGTCGTGACCAGCGCCGGGGTCATCACCGGGAGCAGCACCTGAAAGAGCGTCTGCATCGGCGTGGCGCCGTCCACGTAGGCGGCTTCCTCCAGCTCGGTGGGAATCTCGCGCACGAAGCTGGTCAGCGTCCAGACGGTAAAAGGCAGCGTAAAGATCATGTAGCTCAGGATCAGGCCCCACCAGGTATTGTAGAGGCCAAAGCCCTTGACCATGGTGTAGAGGCCCGAAAGCACCGCGATCTGTGGAAACACGCTGACCGCCAGGATGATGTACATCAGCACCGACTTGCCCTTGAAGCGGAACTTGCCGAGCGCGTAGGCCGCGAGCACCGACAGCAGCAGGCTCAGCAGCACCGTGCCTGTCGCCACGACCACCGAGTTGAGCAGGTTACGCAGGAAGCCGCCGTTGGTCAGCACTTCGGTAAAGTTTTTCAGGCTGGGATGGGTGGGCCACCAGAGCAGCGCCTCACGCGACAGCTCGCCCGAACCCGTCAGGCTGGTCTTGATCGCCCAGTAGAAGGGAAAGAGCACATAGAACAGTACGGTGGCGACGACCACCCAGAACACGCCCCAGGAGAGGGCACGGACCGCAGGACTCTTGGAATTCATGGCACCCCCTCAGTCGAATTTGACGCGCAGGCTGGTCACGTAGATGGCGGTAAAGACCATGATGATCAGGAAAATCAGCACGCTGACGGCGCTGCCGAAACCGAACTGCGAGTTGGCGATCAGCTCCTGACGGGCGTAGATGCTCATGGTCATGGTCTCGGGGGCGTTGCCCTTGACGATATAAGGCATGTCGAAGACCCGCAGCGAGTCGAGCGTGCGGAAAATCAGCGCGACGAGCAGCGCCGGGGTCAGGAGCGGCAGTGTCAGCCGCCAGAATTTGGTCCAGGCCGAAGCCCCGTCCACATCGGCGGCTTCGTACATGTCGCCCGGAATGGTTTGCAGCCCCGCGAGCAGCAGCAGCGCCATGAACGGCGTGGTTTTCCACACGTCGACCGCCACCAGAGCGCCGAGCGCCGTGTCGGGATTACTCAGAAACGACTCGCCCGTCTTCAAAAAGCCGAGGCTCTGGCCCCACTGGCTGATGATGCCGAACGAATCGTTGTACATCCAGTTCCACATCTGCGCCGAGACGACGGTGGGAATCGCCCAGGGCACCAGAATGGCGGTGCGCATCAGGCCCTTGCCCTTGAAATTGGAGTTGATGACGAGCGCGAAGGCCAGCCCCAGCAGCGTTTCGAGCGACACGCTCAGCAGCGTGAACTTGACAGTGTTCCAGACCGACTGCCACCACTCGGGGGTTTGCAGCAGGCCCAGGCCCACGCCCTCTTCGGTGGTGAACCAGTAGTTTTGCAGACCGATCCACTTGGGGGCCGGGTCGTTCAGAAAGTTGTAGTCGGTAAACGACAGGTAGATGGTCCGCAGCAGCGGGTAGCCGGCGACGGCGGCGAGCACCAGCAGCATGGGAATGAGCATCAGCACGGCGGTGCGCGAGCGGGTTTTTTCTAACCCTTTCATCCGCACGGGCGCGGTCGGGGCGGGCGGCTGGGTCGGCGTGGGCGGCTGAAGTTCCGGGGGGATCGCGGTCATGAACAAACCTCTGGGAGTCAGGCTGAGGCGCGAAAAAAGCGCCCACCGCCGCGTGGGGGCCGGGGTGGGCGCTCAGGGGAGCGGGCGCAGGTCAGGGGCCTGGCGCCGCCGCCGGAATTACCAGCCGCGGCCCTTGATGCGGGCGAGCTGGCCTTCCAGGGTCTTGAGGGCGGGGCCAGGGGCGCTCTTTTTCGTCAGCACGCTGTAGACGGCGCTGGAGAAGGCGTCACTCACCTGGTTGTACTTGCTGCCGGTCACGGTGGCGGGGCGGGCGACCGCATTGGTGAACACGTCGTAGAGGCTACCGAAGAAGGGCACGGCCTTGAGCACGTCCTTGTCCTTGTAGAGCGTGGCGATGGTGGGGTTGTAGCTCGCCTGCACCGCGCGGCGCTTTTGCTCCTGCGCGCCGGTCAGGTAACGCACGAGGTCGGCGGCTTCCTTCGGGTTCTTGGAGTAGGCGTTGACCGCGAGCTGCCAGCCGCCGAGCGTCGCCGCGGGCTTGCCCCCGGGGCCAGCGGGCAGCGCCGCCACGCCGATTTTCCCAGCAATCGGGCTGCCCTCCTTTTGACCCGCCGCGTAGGCGTAGGGCCAGTTGCGCATGAAGGCCGAGTTGCCCGCCTGCCACACGTTGCGGGCTTCTTCCTCGCCATAGGTGGTCACGGCGGCGGGAGCGGCGGTGCCGATCAGGCCCTGAATCGCCTGAAGCGCCTGCACGGCCTTGGGGTTGTTGACGGTGATTTTGCCGCTGGGGTCCACGATGGAGCCGCCGCCGAAGGAGCTGATCCATTCGAGCGCGTCACAGGTCAGGCCCTCGTAGTTCTTGCCCTGGAAGACGTAGCCCACGAACTTGGGGTTGCTCTTGCGCTCGCCCGCCTGGATTTTCTGGGCCATGGTCGCCAGCTCGTTCCAGGTCTTGGGGGGCGCATTATAACCGTACTTTTTCAGCAGGTCGGTGCGGTAGTACAGCACGCCCGCGTCGGTAAACCAGGGCATGGCGATCAGCTTGCCGCCCACGGTGTTGTTCTGCACGATGGCCGGGAAGTGCGCTTTGACCTCGGCGGCGGGAATGGACTTGCTCAGGTCCATCAGGTGCTGACCGATCAGGCCGGGCCACACCACATCGATCATGTACACGTCCACGTCGGACGCCTTGGCGCCGAGCTGCTGCTGGTACAAGGCCAGGCGGGCGTCCGATTCCTTGGGCACCTGAACGAGCTTGACGGTGTTGCCCGTCTTTTTGGCCCAGGCGTCGGCGCCTTTTTTGCACTCGTCGAAGCCCTGCCCCACCGAGTCGCAGGCGAAGGTCAGGGTGACGGCGTGGGCCTGTGAAGCGGCAGCGAAGGCGACAGTCAATCCGAGAACGGCAGCAAACTTTTTCATCTTTCTCCTTGAGGGCAGCGCCGAATCAGCCGCACACCAGCAAGCGGAAGCGGTTCCAACCCAATAAAAAATCTGTGATGGCCGCAGGCTACACCTCCCCGCACGGGGGTGTCAATTCTCCGTCAGCGCGAAAAGCAGCGTCCAGTACGGGAAATTATCGTCAACAGCGTGTCTGAAACGTTTCAGTTTGCCCAGCCCAAGAGGACGCAAAACATGTGGAGTGTCAACTTCTCATGTAGGCGGGAGTGAGCAGCCCAAGCAGAACAATAAAAAACCCAGGGCGCCCGCTGTCTCGCAGATGCCCTGGCCCAAAGCAGCCTTCACTCAGTCGTGGTCGCCGTCTCCCCCACCCTGTTCGCCGCCTTTCTCGCCTCCGCCTTCGCCGCCGAAGGTCGCGGCGAGACCCCGCACGAGCTGGTCACGCTCGGCGGCGGTCAGCCGGGCTTCGGGGTGCATGGGCAAGTAAGTTTTTTCGGGCATCTTGCCCTTGCGGACCTGATCGGCGGCCTCGTCGGCTTCGCGGCCAAAGCCGGGCACGTTCACGTTGAACTTGCTGCGGCCCTCATCCACATGGTTTTGGACCAGCCAGGATACCGGGGCGACGTTGGAGTACCAGGGCCAGGTCGTGCGGTTGGAGTGGCAGTCGGCGCAGGCGCGGTCGAACAGGGCCTTGGTTTGCGGGCTGTCCCACTGCGGCTCAGCCTGCACGGGCGGGTTGGCGTGGGCGCGGCCATACGGCACGAGCTGCGCGAGTACGAAGAGGCCGATGAGGCCCGTCAGCAGCCGCACGAACAGGTGGCGGGGTGCGGGGCGGCGGGTCACGGTGGTCGTTTCGGTCGTTTGTCGGGTCATCTTGGTCTCCTAGGCGAAAAGTGTGGATTACAGCCGGTGGCGCAGCAGGCGCAGGCCCATGAACACCACGAACACCGTGCCGCCCTCGTGGGCGACGACGCCGAGCGGCAGCGGCACCCGGCCCATGATGGCGAGCGGCGCGACGATCAGAATGATGCCGAAGGCGAACAGCAGGTTGAAGCGCCCGGTACGGTTGGCGTCCTTGGCGAGGCGCACGGCTCCGGCGAGCTTGCTCATGTCGTTTTGCATCAGCACCACGTCGGCGGACTCGATCGCCACGTCGGTGCCGCTCGCCACCGCCACGCCGAGGTCGGCGCGGGCGAGGGCCGGGGCGTCGTTCACGCCGTCGCCCACCATCGCCACCGGGCCGGGCAGCTCGCCGATGATGCGGACTTGTCTTCGGGCAGCAGTTCGGCGCGGTACTCGGTGAGGCCGACTTCCTTCGCCACCGTTTCGGCGACTTCCTTTTTGTCGCCGGTCAGCATGACGGGGTGCGCCACGCCCGCCGCCCGGATTTCCCGCATGGCCTCGCTGATGCCGGGGCGCAGCGCGTCGGCCACGCCCATGACGCCGACCACGCGCGGCCCGACGCCGACGATGACGGTGCTGCTGCCCTCGCGGCTGAGGGTGTCGAGCGCTTGCTGCTGCGCGGGGGTCAGGGCGGCCTTCTCCCGCTCTGCGAGACGCAGGTTGCCGGCCCAGGCGAGGTCGCCGCTGCTCAGGCGGGCCTCGATGCCGTGACCGGGAATCGCCTGTGCGTCCTGCACCGCCACCGCCCGCACGCCCTGCGCCTGCGCCGCCTGCACGATGGCCTGGGCAATCGGGTGTTCGCTGTGGGCTTCCAGTCCGGCGGCCAGGGCGAGAGCTTCGCGCTCGTTGTCGGCGTAGGTGTGGCTCAGCGTCATCTTGGCCTGCGTCAGCGTGCCGGTCTTGTCGAAGGCGATGGTGTTGACGTTCGCCAGAGCGTCCAGCGCCGCGCTGCTCTTGAACAGCACCCCGGCGCGGGCGGCGGCGGCCATCGCGCTGAGCATCACGGCGGGGGTCGAAATCACGACGGCGCAGGGCGAGGCCACTACCATAAAGGTCATGGCGCGGTACCACGACTGGTCCACGTTCAGCCCAGCGAGGTAGTGCAGCCCGGCGTACACCAGCGGCACCGAAATCAGGACCAGCGTAGCGTAGGGGCTTTCCCAGCGCTCGCTGAGCGTCTCGGTGCGGCTTTTTTGGGTCTGGGCGTCTTCCATCAGCGCGACCAGCCGTGCCAGGGTGGAGTCGCCCGCCGGACGCACGACCTCAGCCTCCACGCTGCCGTTGAGGTTGACCGTGCCCGAGGCGAGTTCGGCGCCGGGGGCCTTGTCAATCGGGCGGCTTTCCCCCGTGATGGGCGACTCGTCCACCGAGGTGTTGCCGCGCACCACGCGGGCGTCGGCGGCGACGCGCTCGCCGGGCTTGATCACCAGCAGATCGCCGATCTGGATTTCCCCGAGCTGGCACCACTTCTCCACGCCGTTGCGGCGCACGGTGGCCCCTTCCGGGTTGAGGTCCATCAGCGCCTCGATCGCCCGCTTGGTGCGGCCCATCGCCCAGTCTTGCAGGGTATTGGAGAGGCTGAAGAGAAACAGCAAAATTGCGCCGTCGGCGGCCTGCCCGATGGTGGCGGCGCCGAGCGCGGCGAGGACCATCAGCAGGTCCACGTCGAGTTTCTTTTCGACGAACAGGCTGTGCAGGGCTTCGCGCCCCGCCGGAATGCCGCCCGCGAGGTAAGCGAGGCCGAAGCCGATCCACATCACGGCGTCGTTGCCCATCACTTTTTCGCCGATCAAGCCGACGATCAGGCCGAGCAGGGTCAGAAAGGTAAACAGCACGGCCAAGCGCAGGTCAGGCGGAATCACGAATTTCTTGCTGCCGGGCGCCTCGGCGTGGGCCTGGGCCACGGTGGGGTTGGAAACGGTCATGGGGACTCCTTGCAGGAAAAGGGCTTAATGGGAATAATTCTCAGTAAGCAGATTTTACCCTGTGGGGGGGCCAAACTCAACGGAGAAAGCCGGGCGGAGAGGTCGGGAATAGGCCGGGCGACAGCGGGGGCAGCGCCGCAACCTTGCCGCCCCGCGCCGCGTACTGCCTGTGCAATGAGTCTTCCCTTTCTGGTGTTTCTGGTCGCGTGGCTCGTCGGCATGGTCTGCACCTTCATTCCGGCGGTGCCCGCTACACTCATCATCTTTCTGGGAAGCGTGGCCGCCGCGCTGCTCGACGGCTTTCAGGCCGGGCGCGACCTGCCGTTTTTGCTGGTGTTCGGCGTGGTGACGCTGTTCATCATGAGCATCGACAACGTGGCCTCCGCCTGGGGCGCCCGCAAGTACGGCGGCGGCAAGGAGGCGATGTGGGGCGCCCTGATCGGCGGGCTGCTCGGCATTTTCATTCCGCTCGGCCTGATCGTGGGGCCGCTCGCCGGGGCACTGGTCGCCGAACTCGTGTTTGCCCACAAGGCCCCTTATGAAGCGCTGCGCTCGGCGTGGGGCACGCTGGTGGGGCTGCTGGCGGGCATCGCGGCGAAGGTGGTGCTGCACCTCATCATCGGCATCTACGAACTGTGGCGGATGTGGGACCCGGCGCAGAGCATCTTCGGGTGACGTTTACTGTTTGGCCCCGCCTATCGTGACCGCTGTCAGAGCGGGGTCAGCCGCGCCCCTCTACCCTCAGGAGCGTGAAACCCGCACCCTTCGCCCTGGCGCTGAGCCTGGGCTGCCTGCTCAGCGCC from Deinococcus radiodurans R1 = ATCC 13939 = DSM 20539 includes these protein-coding regions:
- the rapZ gene encoding RNase adapter RapZ, which codes for MPFVIVSGLSGSGKSTALRTLEDAGFFITDNLPPELWNAMHDLVTARGIENVAVSTDTRTREFLAALEPSYVRLSRRREDLRVLFLEANAEVLLGRYNLSRREHPLGETLMVDFARERELLAPLRGIADTVIDTTDLSAAQLSQRVMHLFRLEHAFTLRLLSFGFKHAPPRDADLVLDVRSLPNPYYDETLRSKSGRQPDVAAYVFRDAEAEQFYGELRHFVQTAAERARASGRHSYTVGIGCTGGQHRSVAVAERLLRELQASSIETELMDHRDMREGGEPT
- a CDS encoding heme-binding domain-containing protein, with the protein product MTRQTTETTTVTRRPAPRHLFVRLLTGLIGLFVLAQLVPYGRAHANPPVQAEPQWDSPQTKALFDRACADCHSNRTTWPWYSNVAPVSWLVQNHVDEGRSKFNVNVPGFGREADEAADQVRKGKMPEKTYLPMHPEARLTAAERDQLVRGLAATFGGEGGGEKGGEQGGGDGDHD
- a CDS encoding HAD hydrolase family protein, coding for MVGDGVNDAPALARADLGVAVASGTDVAIESADVVLMQNDMSKLAGAVRLAKDANRTGRFNLLFAFGIILIVAPLAIMGRVPLPLGVVAHEGGTVFVVFMGLRLLRHRL
- a CDS encoding ABC transporter substrate-binding protein, translating into MKKFAAVLGLTVAFAAASQAHAVTLTFACDSVGQGFDECKKGADAWAKKTGNTVKLVQVPKESDARLALYQQQLGAKASDVDVYMIDVVWPGLIGQHLMDLSKSIPAAEVKAHFPAIVQNNTVGGKLIAMPWFTDAGVLYYRTDLLKKYGYNAPPKTWNELATMAQKIQAGERKSNPKFVGYVFQGKNYEGLTCDALEWISSFGGGSIVDPSGKITVNNPKAVQALQAIQGLIGTAAPAAVTTYGEEEARNVWQAGNSAFMRNWPYAYAAGQKEGSPIAGKIGVAALPAGPGGKPAATLGGWQLAVNAYSKNPKEAADLVRYLTGAQEQKRRAVQASYNPTIATLYKDKDVLKAVPFFGSLYDVFTNAVARPATVTGSKYNQVSDAFSSAVYSVLTKKSAPGPALKTLEGQLARIKGRGW
- a CDS encoding DUF456 domain-containing protein, giving the protein MSLPFLVFLVAWLVGMVCTFIPAVPATLIIFLGSVAAALLDGFQAGRDLPFLLVFGVVTLFIMSIDNVASAWGARKYGGGKEAMWGALIGGLLGIFIPLGLIVGPLAGALVAELVFAHKAPYEALRSAWGTLVGLLAGIAAKVVLHLIIGIYELWRMWDPAQSIFG
- a CDS encoding carbohydrate ABC transporter permease; amino-acid sequence: MTAIPPELQPPTPTQPPAPTAPVRMKGLEKTRSRTAVLMLIPMLLVLAAVAGYPLLRTIYLSFTDYNFLNDPAPKWIGLQNYWFTTEEGVGLGLLQTPEWWQSVWNTVKFTLLSVSLETLLGLAFALVINSNFKGKGLMRTAILVPWAIPTVVSAQMWNWMYNDSFGIISQWGQSLGFLKTGESFLSNPDTALGALVAVDVWKTTPFMALLLLAGLQTIPGDMYEAADVDGASAWTKFWRLTLPLLTPALLVALIFRTLDSLRVFDMPYIVKGNAPETMTMSIYARQELIANSQFGFGSAVSVLIFLIIMVFTAIYVTSLRVKFD
- a CDS encoding carbohydrate ABC transporter permease, with protein sequence MNSKSPAVRALSWGVFWVVVATVLFYVLFPFYWAIKTSLTGSGELSREALLWWPTHPSLKNFTEVLTNGGFLRNLLNSVVVATGTVLLSLLLSVLAAYALGKFRFKGKSVLMYIILAVSVFPQIAVLSGLYTMVKGFGLYNTWWGLILSYMIFTLPFTVWTLTSFVREIPTELEEAAYVDGATPMQTLFQVLLPVMTPALVTTGLLAFINAWNEYLFALTFTSDNAASTVPVAIANFSGATQYETPFGLTMAASVIVTVPLLLLVLVFQRNIVSGLTAGAVKG
- a CDS encoding heavy metal translocating P-type ATPase, which translates into the protein MTVSNPTVAQAHAEAPGSKKFVIPPDLRLAVLFTFLTLLGLIVGLIGEKVMGNDAVMWIGFGLAYLAGGIPAGREALHSLFVEKKLDVDLLMVLAALGAATIGQAADGAILLFLFSLSNTLQDWAMGRTKRAIEALMDLNPEGATVRRNGVEKWCQLGEIQIGDLLVIKPGERVAADARVVRGNTSVDESPITGESRPIDKAPGAELASGTVNLNGSVEAEVVRPAGDSTLARLVALMEDAQTQKSRTETLSERWESPYATLVLISVPLVYAGLHYLAGLNVDQSWYRAMTFMVVASPCAVVISTPAVMLSAMAAAARAGVLFKSSAALDALANVNTIAFDKTGTLTQAKMTLSHTYADNEREALALAAGLEAHSEHPIAQAIVQAAQAQGVRAVAVQDAQAIPGHGIEARLSSGDLAWAGNLRLAEREKAALTPAQQQALDTLSREGSSTVIVGVGPRVVGVMGVADALRPGISEAMREIRAAGVAHPVMLTGDKKEVAETVAKEVGLTEYRAELLPEDKSASSASCPARWRWWATA
- a CDS encoding YvcK family protein, which gives rise to MSAPPAPPPDRSAPPDRTDSAQTEPTRPLVRRARRARMWLEPGLGVKRWIFLFVVCTFVGAVAFLHFTWTGPLHPLATKWILWLNQFAEPGVFPLYAVGMVVMALALAGALYSITMISRAMLRGTGTAPETAVNVLYERKTLSRGMRVVTVGGGTGLSNLLTGLKTHSSNITAVVTVADDGGSSGRLREALDMVAPGDLTDCYAALSESPALARLLLHRFGRGEGLEGHTFGNLLLATLSEERGGLGTAMQDIHEILKVRGRVYPATTRPVTLVAELADGRTIRGESRFAEQIRPSRIERVRLEPENPSALTQVLEAVRDAEMIVLGPGSLFTSIIPALLIPDIARAVRESPAPVVYVASLMTEPGETDGLSLSDHVNAITRHLGRTPDWVLLSNSKIEPAVQRRYQQEGATVLTLDGAGRDLRGRVRFAPLIQAGTARHDPQKLAAALMQLWDGPPRRFSLPGQRD